In the genome of Triticum urartu cultivar G1812 chromosome 5, Tu2.1, whole genome shotgun sequence, one region contains:
- the LOC125508347 gene encoding uncharacterized protein LOC125508347, producing the protein MDRLLLSRPPMPTPVHGAATAADGDLLELDVLWPASSAPGLLAALPDDEAKKKQKRAGGPAVRSAARAVPEKAALTPSSAARSAPVRIPSDAAARRGRWSHVVVGGDDGDAVVPPHEIVARRAAAHSSVLEGAGRTLKGRDLRRVRNTVLRRTGFLD; encoded by the coding sequence ATGGACCGCCTCTTGCTGTCCCGCCCCCCGATGCCCACCCCCGTCCACGGCGCTGCCACGGCCGCAGATGGCGACCTCCTCGAGCTCGACGTCCTCTGGCCCGCCTCTTCAGCTCCGGGACTCCTCGCCGCGCTTCCCGATGATGAGGCTAAGAAGAAGCAGAAGCGCGCGGGCGGCCCTGCCGTCCGATCCGCCGCGCGCGCCGTCCCGGAGAAGGCCGCGTTGACCCCGTCTTCGGCGGCGAGGTCGGCTCCGGTGCGCATACCTTCGGATGCTGCGGCGCGGAGAGGGAGGTGGTCCCACGTCGTCgtcggcggcgacgacggggacgccGTGGTCCCGCCGCACGAGATCGTCGCGCGGCGCGCGGCAGCGCACAGCTCCGTGCTGGAGGGAGCCGGGAGGACGCTCAAGGGCCGCGACCTCCGCCGCGTACGCAACACCGTCCTGCGCCGCACCGGCTTCCTCGACTGA